The nucleotide sequence CACAACAAAGAATTTCCACTATTATAATTGGAACTTCATTGTGCATAATCGTTAGCACCGCTGTTCTCCCTGTTTGGGCTGGTCTAGAACTCCATGTTTTGGTCACCGGAAACCTCGACAAACTCGCCAACTCTTTGCAAGGTCAGTTTAAAGACTCAAGACTTGtgcatttaatattaaataattgttgttttcaataaaaagtatCCACTTTAGTTGCTTTAATATTTGCAatattacatatatattaaACGAATCCTAAAAACTAatcaaatatttgaatattgatCACAAGACAGTCTCATGCAATATTATACTATATTGTGAATAAATGTATATGATTATAATTATTGGTACATATGTGGTGCAGGTTGTGCAGCTCAGTATTTTGAAGCACAAGCAGCAAGTGAGTCTAACAAAAATTTGATGGGCTACAAGTGTGCGCTAAATTCCAAAGCAACAGAAGAATCATTGGTATACATTACCTTCCTAGATattttaattaccatttacacttaattaatttatgatCGGATATTTAttaggatcaaaaacatatttaattttaatttatttaacccATTTATGTAACAtgactaaattaatattttgttgattTCAGGCTAATTTAGCTAGATGGGAGCCTGCTCATGGGCGTTTCAATTTTCGTCACCCATGGAAGCAATACCTTAAAATTGGGGCTACAATGCGTAGCTGTGCTTCTTGCATTGATGCTCTTATCGGTTGCATAAATTCAGAAAACAAGGTATTATATGatttccttaattaaattaattaattatctataagtaattaattactattattttctgGTCCTAAAGAATTATTAACATGTTACTATTgcttaaataaatcaattactGTAGTAAGACAATAATCTTGAGGCACATTCAATTGATTAATTGAATTATATTTTGCAGACCTCAGATGACATCATGAAGATTATGAGCAGAACCTCTATAAAAGTGGGAGACAACTCTGCAAATGTCCTAAGAGAGTTGGCAAGtacaataaagaaaatgaaaaaatcaaacaaacttGATATTCTAGTCATAGAGATGAATAATGCAGCCCTAGAGCTtcagaatttattaaaatcttatccaaacacacaaaaaaatgcaaaagaTGGTGATGCAAAACTCGAAATCCCAATAATAGAATTAATTCAAGTGGTCACAGTTGTTTCTTTGCTTAGTGAAATTGTAGCTCGTGTAGAAGACATTGTGAAATGTGTTGAAGAATTATCAGATTTAGCTAAGTTTAAACCAGAAATGTCCAAATGTGACAAGACCAAACAACATTCAACAGACAACAAGATCTCACCAGACCAACAGAATGATGAGGAGACAGTAATCAAGACACTGCAGATGGTTTGAATAATGAGGAAGCAATAAGTAATACATCTATTTGTGTATATAAACTTCGATCCATGACATATTACATGATACATGTATAAGAGATCAGTTATATTATATACAAGaagaaaaatggaagaaataatTACAAGCCAATTATGTGTATGTCTATGTGTAACGTACTTACCtccaaaaatcattaattttgcaTTACTAATGAGTTTCTTTTTATGGAGAAATCAATTAGAATTTCCAcacaataataaattaatgtaATAAGAGGTGATAATTTTAGAGATACATCGTTGTGTTGTGTGCGCCTTAAAATCTCACAGTGCAAATTCACGAAAATTGGTGCAAATCTATCCCAACTACGAGGCGCCTAGCATGGGCTGCCAGGTGGGTGGACTCGGGCGCGGGGCACCCAATGTCCCATCGCATCAGAGCGCGAGGCACCTGCCTCATGTTCTGGAGCATATCTACTTACTATATTATAAAGATAAGTTCCtaagattttaccattttgcccttaGGATgggcattttagtaatttcctATTGATGGGGTGTGGTTAGTGTCACCTCATCATTTTTAGGGTGAATTTCTCATTTTGCCCTTCACcattttttctaattattttataatttttatatttttaataacttttataatttttatttttttaactacttttcaattttttcacccaaattcagttgcttctaaattgccgttgtgggagagtaaggtatcgcttgacccgacttttttttccaacttctctacatttttaaggagaagttaggtcaaacacactatcaattattttaatttcaatattgtttaatcatcacaacctcacaaatatttttattcatactgtcatttaatgataccaaatacttttatttcctttcttcaacctcgcaaatatttacacacacacattaacgtttagagtaatattttatgtccatttagagtaatatttttttagtgttgcttggttgagtactacctcaccgattttttttaactattttccaatttttatatttttaaaaacttttaactattttccaatttttttatttttaactattttccaattttttctcccaaattcaattgcttctacactgccattgtgggagattaagacaccgtttgacccggttttttttaacttctctacatttttaaagagaagttaggtcaaacacaatatcaattaagtacttactagaaagggaacattttttaatgcatagaattgaatgggatgagctttggccaaaagttgttgaatgctactttaaaaaactacttctcgacaatatatttcacaagcacctcttttcaactcacgatgggaaccttttcttttattttttatattatatttcaatatgttttcttttcatttaacttt is from Medicago truncatula cultivar Jemalong A17 chromosome 1, MtrunA17r5.0-ANR, whole genome shotgun sequence and encodes:
- the LOC25484552 gene encoding aluminum-activated malate transporter 10, whose amino-acid sequence is MTNEKVEWRIQVEDGPWKRAGISCSMWSFISSLYSKLCKFVKKAWEIGVNDPRKFIHCLKVGIALTAVSLFYYLKPLYDGVGRNAMWAVMTVIVVFEYTAGATIYKSVNRIFGTTLAGLLAFGVHWVASKAGDQWEPVIVGASLFLLASATTFSRFIPTIKARFDYGALIFILTFSLVSVSGYRVDELFNLAQQRISTIIIGTSLCIIVSTAVLPVWAGLELHVLVTGNLDKLANSLQGCAAQYFEAQAASESNKNLMGYKCALNSKATEESLANLARWEPAHGRFNFRHPWKQYLKIGATMRSCASCIDALIGCINSENKTSDDIMKIMSRTSIKVGDNSANVLRELASTIKKMKKSNKLDILVIEMNNAALELQNLLKSYPNTQKNAKDGDAKLEIPIIELIQVVTVVSLLSEIVARVEDIVKCVEELSDLAKFKPEMSKCDKTKQHSTDNKISPDQQNDEETVIKTLQMV